In one Kitasatospora cineracea genomic region, the following are encoded:
- a CDS encoding STAS domain-containing protein, producing the protein MQSHDHATSAQVGAFVLEDSAGIDTRSGGDGVVVCRITGDLDIESLAPVKKALTEVLRGNRLVIVDLAQVAFCDSSGLNMLLTARADALATGAVLRLAAISPPVERLLEITGAAAAFDVRPTVQAAIAELT; encoded by the coding sequence ATGCAGTCGCACGACCACGCCACGTCCGCCCAGGTGGGCGCCTTCGTGCTCGAGGACAGCGCCGGCATCGACACGCGGTCCGGCGGTGACGGCGTCGTCGTCTGCCGGATCACCGGAGACCTGGACATCGAATCGCTGGCACCCGTCAAGAAGGCCCTCACCGAGGTGCTCCGCGGCAACCGGCTCGTCATCGTCGACCTGGCCCAGGTGGCGTTCTGCGACTCCTCGGGCCTGAACATGCTGCTCACGGCCCGCGCGGACGCCCTCGCCACCGGCGCCGTGCTGCGGCTGGCGGCAATCTCGCCACCCGTGGAACGGCTGCTGGAGATCACCGGAGCCGCAGCCGCTTTCGACGTCCGCCCCACCGTCCAAGCCGCGATTGCCGAGCTGACATGA
- a CDS encoding ATP-binding protein, whose translation MSTVWQALDDSPLVTVLTLPPGGQRRRLVMDKQRKPVARAREFTRGALADWSWPGADDIVLLVAELVANAVLHAGGPQDLTLHATDTRLRVEVADASRTAPAPREPHQPSTPGGHGLHIVRTVSDRWGTTPHPFGKTVWAEIDAPHS comes from the coding sequence ATGAGCACTGTCTGGCAGGCCCTCGACGACAGCCCGCTTGTCACCGTGCTGACGCTGCCGCCCGGCGGCCAGCGGCGGCGCCTGGTCATGGACAAGCAGCGCAAGCCGGTCGCCCGCGCGCGGGAGTTCACGCGCGGCGCCCTGGCCGACTGGTCGTGGCCCGGCGCCGACGACATCGTCCTGCTGGTCGCCGAACTCGTCGCCAACGCCGTACTGCACGCCGGCGGTCCCCAGGACCTCACCCTCCACGCCACCGACACCCGCCTGCGCGTCGAGGTCGCCGACGCCTCCCGGACCGCACCCGCACCGCGCGAACCGCACCAGCCCAGCACACCCGGCGGCCACGGCCTCCACATCGTGCGTACCGTCTCCGACCGGTGGGGCACCACACCCCACCCCTTCGGTAAGACCGTCTGGGCCGAGATCGACGCCCCCCACTCCTGA